From one Emcibacter sp. SYSU 3D8 genomic stretch:
- a CDS encoding DUF805 domain-containing protein, with protein MDFQTAVRTVLQQKYADFTGRAPRSEYWWWVLAYMIVYIGAAIVGSILGRIGNFLPMLVVLAVIVPTIAVGVRRLHDLDKSGWWLLIGLVPFVGALILIYFFVQRGTAGPNQFGEDPLPQAITAG; from the coding sequence ATGGATTTCCAGACCGCCGTAAGAACAGTCCTGCAGCAGAAATACGCCGATTTCACCGGCCGCGCCCCGCGCTCGGAATATTGGTGGTGGGTGCTGGCCTACATGATCGTCTACATCGGCGCGGCCATTGTCGGCTCGATCCTGGGCCGGATCGGCAATTTTCTGCCGATGCTGGTGGTGCTGGCCGTCATCGTCCCCACGATCGCCGTCGGCGTCCGCCGGCTGCACGATCTCGACAAGTCGGGATGGTGGCTGCTGATCGGCCTGGTGCCGTTCGTGGGCGCCCTGATCCTGATCTATTTCTTCGTCCAGCGCGGCACCGCCGGTCCCAACCAGTTCGGCGAGGACCCGCTGCCGCAAGCCATCACGGCCGGCTGA